The genomic window ATTAAGTCAGATAAACTATATAGAGGAATAGAGGAATAGAGGAATAGAGGAATAGAGGAATAGAGGAATAGAGGAATAGAGGAATAGAGGAATAGAAGGAGAGAAGAATGATTGAGAGATATTCAAGAAAAATTATGCAAGACATTTGGTCGTTAGAAAATAAATTCAGAGTTTGGTTGGAAGTAGAAATAGCTGCCTGTGAAGCACACAATAAACTGGGAAATATTCCAGATGATGCGTTGCGGGTAATTAAAAAAAAGGCAGATATTAATGTAGAGAGAATTAATGAGATAGAAGAAGTTACTAATCATGATGTTATTGCCTTTACTACATGTGTGGCGGAGTATATTGGTCCAGAATCAAGATACGTTCATCTTGGTCTTACTTCCTCTGATGTTGTGGATACAGCTTTTTCTGTATTAATTAAACAGTCAGCAGAGATTATCTTAAAAGACATGAAAGAGCTTTTGCCAGTTTTAAAGACATTAGCATATAAATATAAAGATTTATTAATGATGGGTAGAACTCACGGTGTTCATGCAGAGCCGATGACTCTTGGTCTTAAATTTGCTCTTTGGTATGACGAGTTTGGTAGAAATATTAGAAGATTTGAATCAGCAATCAAGGAAATAGCTGTGGGACAGATTTCCGGTGCTGTTGGAAATTACTCAAATATAGATCCATATGTTGAAGAATTTGTGTGTAAAAAACTTGGACTTGCTCAAGTCAATGTTTCTACTCAAATTATACAAAGAGATAGACATGCTATGTTTATGTCTGTTTTAGCGGTCATGGCTGGAACTATAGAAAAGATAGCCACAGAGATTAGAGCATTACAGAAGACAGAATTCAATGAGCTTGAAGAAGGCTTCAAAAAAGGCCAAAAGGGTAGTTCTGCGATGCCACATAAGCGTAATCCTATCACCTGCGAGAAGTTAACGGGGCTGGCTAGGGTTATTAGAGGGAATATGTTGGTTAGTATGGAAAATATTTGCTTGTGGCATGAACGCGATATTTCACATTCTTCAACAGAGAGAATAATTTTTCCAGATAGTACAATGTTAATGGATCATATGCTTGTTACTTTAAAGTCAGTATTAGAAAATTTAGTTGTGCATGAAAACAATTTAGCAAAAAATCTAGACTTACTAGGTGGAGTAGTTTGTTCTCAACGATTATTGTTAGCTATGGTTAACCATGGTATTAGCAGAGAAGATGCTTATCAAATAGTTCAGTCTAATGCGATGAAAGCCAGAGACAACCAACTGAAGTTTAGAGACGTAATAAGAAAAGACCAAAGCATAACAAGTAAATTAACAGAAAAAGAAATAGATGACGTTTTTGACTTAAATATCTACAAAAAACATGTAGATATGATTTTTCAAAGAGTCTTTTCTTAATATATTATTTTATTTATATGAATAATACTTCAGTAAGATCGATACTTGAAAAGAATTCTTGTTCTTCTTTAGATAGTTCCATCCTTACTTCTTTGTCCTCATTTAATATTGTGTTCATTAAATAATCAAACCTTTCTGTTTTAGACTTTTTCATTCTAATCCCCCCTGTCAAATTTACTTGTTTATAGATATGCCCAGTAAAATTTATCTTAAACATTTATTTTGGAAATATTTTTTAAATTATATTGAAAAATATGGGTACAAGTTTTGTATATTTCAAAACGTTATATATATTAAAATAGAGGTAAACAGTAACTATATCAAAATTTTATAAAAAGAAAGGTTTTGGATTAATAATGATTAATGATATAAATTTTTCTAGTTCACAAGGAGCTGGCTTTAACATAAACGAAAGTTCTAATGATTTACTTGATGGAGTTGCAGCTTCAATTGAAAATAGTTTTCCTGATACCAATATAAGTTTTGACACGAACTTTTGTGTAGATGATAGCTTTAATTTTTTACCAGAATTTGGTCAAGAAACATCAGATGTCGAAGAAAACCCTATAGTTAAAGAAGTATTTAATAGTATCAGGGCTGATCATGATATTGATCTTTCTCTAGACCCAGTGGTTGTAGATACCTTAAAAGCACTTTTGTATCTTTAGAATTAATTTTTCTCAATAAAGCCTCATAATATCTCAATTCTTCGACACTTTAACGCGTTTGTACAAGTGTGCTCAGTGCAGGCAAACTCAGAATATTGATTGATGTAGAGTTTTAGAATTTTTTTTAACATTAGAGAA from Candidatus Margulisiibacteriota bacterium includes these protein-coding regions:
- the purB gene encoding adenylosuccinate lyase, whose protein sequence is MIERYSRKIMQDIWSLENKFRVWLEVEIAACEAHNKLGNIPDDALRVIKKKADINVERINEIEEVTNHDVIAFTTCVAEYIGPESRYVHLGLTSSDVVDTAFSVLIKQSAEIILKDMKELLPVLKTLAYKYKDLLMMGRTHGVHAEPMTLGLKFALWYDEFGRNIRRFESAIKEIAVGQISGAVGNYSNIDPYVEEFVCKKLGLAQVNVSTQIIQRDRHAMFMSVLAVMAGTIEKIATEIRALQKTEFNELEEGFKKGQKGSSAMPHKRNPITCEKLTGLARVIRGNMLVSMENICLWHERDISHSSTERIIFPDSTMLMDHMLVTLKSVLENLVVHENNLAKNLDLLGGVVCSQRLLLAMVNHGISREDAYQIVQSNAMKARDNQLKFRDVIRKDQSITSKLTEKEIDDVFDLNIYKKHVDMIFQRVFS